A single genomic interval of Homo sapiens chromosome 7, GRCh38.p14 Primary Assembly harbors:
- the MRPS17 gene encoding small ribosomal subunit protein uS17m produces the protein MSVVRSSVHARWIVGKVIGTKMQKTAKVRVTRLVLDPYLLKYFNKRKTYFAHDALQQCTVGDIVLLRALPVPRAKHVKHELAEIVFKVGKVIDPVTGKPCAGTTYLESPLSSETTQLSKNLEELNISSAQ, from the exons ATGTCCGTAGTTCGCTCATCCGTCCATGCCAGATGGATTGTGGGGAAGGTGATTGGGACAAAAATGCAAAAGACTGCTAAAGTGAGAGTGACCAGGCTTGTTCTGGATCCCTATTTATTAAAG TATTTTAATAAGCGGAAAACCTACTTTGCTCACGATGCCCTTCAGCAGTGCACAGTTGGGGATATTGTGCTTCTCAGAGCTTTACCTGTTCCACGAGCAAAGCATGTGAAACATGAACTGGCTGAGATCGTTTTCAAAGTTGGAAAAGTCATAGATCCAGTGACAGGAAAGCCCTGTGCTGGAACTACCTACCTGGAGAGTCCGTTGAGTTCGGAAACCACCCAGCTAAGCAAAAATCTGGAAGAACTCAATATCTCTTCAGCACAGTGA